In Larimichthys crocea isolate SSNF chromosome VI, L_crocea_2.0, whole genome shotgun sequence, one genomic interval encodes:
- the cep43 gene encoding centrosomal protein 43 isoform X5 — MSATEDDTELRDLLIQNLENTGVLNKLKAEMRAAVFLAMEEQDRLENKSSLINEQLKKCLNTTDGRVVAGLIADFLQVFHLDFTLAVFQPEVNSLSGLDGRESVCRDLDLSESDVNKNCPLLLELVRRRRRATEVSGQSAVRVTEIDRNIGKEPSQKQIAHARKKFDFYDKDGSGSVLKDDLKSVFTDLFPGLNRSMLESFVSDELRAEDRSFSKTVDFQLFLGLYRRLFSDCRSVVIQDSDVRRCPEDKPSSPPVSKIPRYKGQSLRGQRAAKDSDGVASPGKADFQQQRLVDSAVKSERVDLDLQDDLDDGDSFFDDPLPKPQKTYGWKAETSRARDSPAGSLSETQRPGGAGGAAGGSSMSEQSHSRSGASNSNREKVFRDPKTPNDKTGSLHLDDDVEYDDDFNSHRSDLSKSELSIGEEIEEVSIEGPDHSDKFDGSTQDLSVSQLSQSHGADYMEEVA, encoded by the exons ATGTCGGCCACAGAGGACGACACCGAGCTGCGGGACCTGCTGATCCAGAACCTGGAGAACACCGGAGTGCTCAACAAGCTCAAG GCGGAGATGAGAGCTGCAGTCTTCCTGGCCATGGAGGAGCAAGACAGACTGGAG aatAAGTCTTCTCTGATCAACGAGCAGTTGAAGAAATGTCTCAACACTACAGACG GTCGTGTGGTGGCTGGTCTGATCGCGGACTTCCTTCAGGTGTTCCACCTGGACTTCACGCTCGCTGTGTTCCAGCCAGAGGTCAACTCT CTGAGCGGTCTGGATGGTCGTGAGTCGGTCTGCAGAGATCTGGACCTGTCAGAGTCTGACGTCAACAAGAactgtcctctgctgctggagctcGTCAGGAGACGACGCCGAGCCACGGAGGTGAGCGGCCAATCAGCTGTCAGAGTGACAGAG atcGACAGAAACATCGGCAAG GAGCCGTCTCAGAAACAGATCGCACATGCCAGGAAGAAATTTGATTTTTACGACAAG GACGGCAGCGGCTCAGTGCTGAAAGACGACCTGAAGAGTGTTTTCACCGACTTGTTCCCCGGACTGAACAG gagcaTGTTGGAGTCGTTCGTCTCTGACGAGCTCAGAGCTGAAGACAGAAGCTTCTCCAAAA CCGTTGACTTCCAGCTGTTTCTGGGACTTTACAGGCGACTGTTCTCCGACTGCAGGAGTGTG GTCATCCAGGACTCGGATGTGCGTCGCTGTCCTGAGGACAAACCCAGCTCTCCACCTGTTAGTAAG ATCCCCAGATATAAAGGCCAGAGTctgagaggacagagagcagCCAAG gaCTCGGACGGCGTGGCGTCTCCAGGTAAAGCAGACTTCCAGCAGCAGCGACTTGTGGACTCGGCTGTGAAGAGCGAGCGTGTGGACCTGGACCTGCAGGACGACCTCGATGACGGAGACTCGTTCTTCGACGACCCGCTGCCCAAACCTCAGAAGACCTACGGCTG GAAGGCGGAGACGTCCAGAGCCAGAGACAGTCCAGCAGGGTCCCTGTCCGAGACCCAGAGgccaggaggagcaggaggagcagcaggaggaagcaGCATGTCGGAGCAGAGCCACAGCAGGAGCG gagcgtcaaactcaaacagagagaaagtctTCAGAGACCCAAAGACTCCGAACGACAAGACCGGATCTCTGCACTTAG atGATGACGTTGAATATGACGATGACTTTAACAG CCACCGCTCCGACCTCTCCAAGAGCGAGCTCAGCATCGGCGAGGAGATCGAGGAGGTTTCCATCGAGGGACCGGACCACAGCGACAAG TTTGATGGATCCACTCAGGACCTGAGCGTCTCTCAGCTCAGTCAGAGTCACGGAGCCGACTACATGGAGGAAGTGGCGTGA
- the ccr6a gene encoding C-C chemokine receptor type 6a isoform X1, which produces MVSQQSGLLLKSEPELSDQSPDVLWSVVHPSVCWFPVIQTMKQQKKMEEFYDGNETYFDMNCTGDDCPPEPCPLQNNQSVELVVGPYVHSIICILGFVGNSLVIVTYAFYKRTKSMTDVYLLNVAIADLLFVVSLPLIVYNELSSWSMGLVACKLLRGSYSVNLYSGMLLLACISTDRYIAIVQARRSFRLRSLTYSRLICFIVWVSAILLSVPTFCFYTLYKPAHSDVVYIDEDEKKMAQSSSPSQDVCELKFTDSNMALNTKVAIPSVQLALGFFLPLVVMVCCYTSIIVTLLRAKNFQRHKAVRVVLAVVAVFIACHMPYNMALLYDTATMFREQKCQQVDTLQVAKTVTQTIAYLHCCLNPVLYAFVGVKFRNHFRRIFQDLWCLGKKYIAPQRLSRTVESYASTRRSVDGSSENGSSFTM; this is translated from the exons ATGGTTTCTCAACAGTCAGGACTTCTTCTGAAGTCTGAACCAGAACTCtcagaccaaagtccagatGTTCTCTGGTCTGTTGTCCATCCAAGTGTTTGTTGGTTTCCAGTCATTCAGACCATGAAG cagcagaagaagatggaggagttCTATGATGGAAACGAGACATATTTCGACATGAACTGCACTGGTGACGATTGTCCTCCAGAACCTTGTCCTCTCCAGAACAACCAGAGCGTTGAGCTGGTGGTGGGCCCATACGTCCACTCCATCATCTGCATCCTGGGCTTCGTGGGAAACAGCCTAGTAATCGTCACCTACGCCTTCTACAAGAGGACCAAGTCCATGACTGATGTCTACCTGCTCAACGTCGCCATCGCCGACCTGCTGTTCGTGGTGTCGCTGCCCCTCATCGTCTACAACGAGTTGTCATCATGGTCGATGGGCCTGGTGGCCTGCAAGTTGCTGCGAGGCTCCTACAGCGTGAACCTGTACAGCGGCATGCTGCTGCTCGCCTGCATCAGCACCGACCGCTACATCGCCATCGTCCAGGCCCGCCGCAGCTTCAGACTGCGCTCGCTGACATACAGCCGCCTCATCTGCTTCATCGTCTGGGTCTCCGCCATACTGCTGTCCGTCCCCACCTTCTGCTTCTACACCTTGTACAAGCCGGCCCACAGCGACGTTGTCTACATTGATGAGGATGAGAAGAAGATGGCTCAGTCATCAAGTCCTTCTCAGGATGTCTGCGAGTTGAAGTTCACAGACAGCAACATGGCCTTGAATACCAAGGTAGCGATCCCCAGCGTCCAGCTGGCGTTGGGCTTCTTCCTGCCGCTGGTCGTCATGGTCTGCTGTTACACCTCCATCATTGTCACTCTGCTGAGAGCCAAGAACTTCCAGCGGCACAAGGCGGTGCGGGTGGTGCTGGCTGTGGTGGCGGTGTTCATCGCCTGCCACATGCCCTACAACATGGCACTACTCTACGACACCGCCACCATGTTCCGGGAGCAGAAGTGCCAACAGGTCGACACCCTGCAAGTAGCCAAAACGGTGACGCAGACCATCGCCTACCTGCACTGCTGCCTGAACCCCGTCCTGTACGCCTTCGTCGGGGTGAAGTTCAGGAACCACTTCAGGAGGATCTTCCAGGATCTGTGGTGTCTGGGGAAGAAGTACATCGCCCCACAGCGCTTATCAAGGACCGTCGAGAGCTACGCGTCTACTCGCCGCTCGGTGGACGGGTCCAGTGAAAACGGCTCCTCTTTCACCATGTGA
- the cep43 gene encoding centrosomal protein 43 isoform X4, translating into MSATEDDTELRDLLIQNLENTGVLNKLKAEMRAAVFLAMEEQDRLENKSSLINEQLKKCLNTTDGRVVAGLIADFLQVFHLDFTLAVFQPEVNSLSGLDGRESVCRDLDLSESDVNKNCPLLLELVRRRRRATEVSGQSAVRVTEIDRNIGKEPSQKQIAHARKKFDFYDKDGSGSVLKDDLKSVFTDLFPGLNRSMLESFVSDELRAEDRSFSKTVDFQLFLGLYRRLFSDCRSVVIQDSDVRRCPEDKPSSPPVSKIPRYKGQSLRGQRAAKDSDGVASPGKADFQQQRLVDSAVKSERVDLDLQDDLDDGDSFFDDPLPKPQKTYGCLSVLAADSDVRLSELRKAETSRARDSPAGSLSETQRPGGAGGAAGGSSMSEQSHSRSGASNSNREKVFRDPKTPNDKTGSLHLDDDVEYDDDFNSHRSDLSKSELSIGEEIEEVSIEGPDHSDKFDGSTQDLSVSQLSQSHGADYMEEVA; encoded by the exons ATGTCGGCCACAGAGGACGACACCGAGCTGCGGGACCTGCTGATCCAGAACCTGGAGAACACCGGAGTGCTCAACAAGCTCAAG GCGGAGATGAGAGCTGCAGTCTTCCTGGCCATGGAGGAGCAAGACAGACTGGAG aatAAGTCTTCTCTGATCAACGAGCAGTTGAAGAAATGTCTCAACACTACAGACG GTCGTGTGGTGGCTGGTCTGATCGCGGACTTCCTTCAGGTGTTCCACCTGGACTTCACGCTCGCTGTGTTCCAGCCAGAGGTCAACTCT CTGAGCGGTCTGGATGGTCGTGAGTCGGTCTGCAGAGATCTGGACCTGTCAGAGTCTGACGTCAACAAGAactgtcctctgctgctggagctcGTCAGGAGACGACGCCGAGCCACGGAGGTGAGCGGCCAATCAGCTGTCAGAGTGACAGAG atcGACAGAAACATCGGCAAG GAGCCGTCTCAGAAACAGATCGCACATGCCAGGAAGAAATTTGATTTTTACGACAAG GACGGCAGCGGCTCAGTGCTGAAAGACGACCTGAAGAGTGTTTTCACCGACTTGTTCCCCGGACTGAACAG gagcaTGTTGGAGTCGTTCGTCTCTGACGAGCTCAGAGCTGAAGACAGAAGCTTCTCCAAAA CCGTTGACTTCCAGCTGTTTCTGGGACTTTACAGGCGACTGTTCTCCGACTGCAGGAGTGTG GTCATCCAGGACTCGGATGTGCGTCGCTGTCCTGAGGACAAACCCAGCTCTCCACCTGTTAGTAAG ATCCCCAGATATAAAGGCCAGAGTctgagaggacagagagcagCCAAG gaCTCGGACGGCGTGGCGTCTCCAGGTAAAGCAGACTTCCAGCAGCAGCGACTTGTGGACTCGGCTGTGAAGAGCGAGCGTGTGGACCTGGACCTGCAGGACGACCTCGATGACGGAGACTCGTTCTTCGACGACCCGCTGCCCAAACCTCAGAAGACCTACGGCTG tctgtctgtcctggctGCTGACTCAGACGTCCGTCTCTCTGAGCTCAG GAAGGCGGAGACGTCCAGAGCCAGAGACAGTCCAGCAGGGTCCCTGTCCGAGACCCAGAGgccaggaggagcaggaggagcagcaggaggaagcaGCATGTCGGAGCAGAGCCACAGCAGGAGCG gagcgtcaaactcaaacagagagaaagtctTCAGAGACCCAAAGACTCCGAACGACAAGACCGGATCTCTGCACTTAG atGATGACGTTGAATATGACGATGACTTTAACAG CCACCGCTCCGACCTCTCCAAGAGCGAGCTCAGCATCGGCGAGGAGATCGAGGAGGTTTCCATCGAGGGACCGGACCACAGCGACAAG TTTGATGGATCCACTCAGGACCTGAGCGTCTCTCAGCTCAGTCAGAGTCACGGAGCCGACTACATGGAGGAAGTGGCGTGA
- the cep43 gene encoding centrosomal protein 43 isoform X1, with protein sequence MSATEDDTELRDLLIQNLENTGVLNKLKAEMRAAVFLAMEEQDRLENKSSLINEQLKKCLNTTDGRVVAGLIADFLQVFHLDFTLAVFQPEVNSLSGLDGRESVCRDLDLSESDVNKNCPLLLELVRRRRRATEVSGQSAVRVTEIDRNIGKEPSQKQIAHARKKFDFYDKDGSGSVLKDDLKSVFTDLFPGLNRSMLESFVSDELRAEDRSFSKTVDFQLFLGLYRRLFSDCRSVVIQDSDVRRCPEDKPSSPPVSKIPRYKGQSLRGQRAAKDSDGVASPGKADFQQQRLVDSAVKSERVDLDLQDDLDDGDSFFDDPLPKPQKTYGCVDPLMEDCVSGPVVSPMRRGQSLSDLSVLAADSDVRLSELRKAETSRARDSPAGSLSETQRPGGAGGAAGGSSMSEQSHSRSGASNSNREKVFRDPKTPNDKTGSLHLDDDVEYDDDFNSHRSDLSKSELSIGEEIEEVSIEGPDHSDKFDGSTQDLSVSQLSQSHGADYMEEVA encoded by the exons ATGTCGGCCACAGAGGACGACACCGAGCTGCGGGACCTGCTGATCCAGAACCTGGAGAACACCGGAGTGCTCAACAAGCTCAAG GCGGAGATGAGAGCTGCAGTCTTCCTGGCCATGGAGGAGCAAGACAGACTGGAG aatAAGTCTTCTCTGATCAACGAGCAGTTGAAGAAATGTCTCAACACTACAGACG GTCGTGTGGTGGCTGGTCTGATCGCGGACTTCCTTCAGGTGTTCCACCTGGACTTCACGCTCGCTGTGTTCCAGCCAGAGGTCAACTCT CTGAGCGGTCTGGATGGTCGTGAGTCGGTCTGCAGAGATCTGGACCTGTCAGAGTCTGACGTCAACAAGAactgtcctctgctgctggagctcGTCAGGAGACGACGCCGAGCCACGGAGGTGAGCGGCCAATCAGCTGTCAGAGTGACAGAG atcGACAGAAACATCGGCAAG GAGCCGTCTCAGAAACAGATCGCACATGCCAGGAAGAAATTTGATTTTTACGACAAG GACGGCAGCGGCTCAGTGCTGAAAGACGACCTGAAGAGTGTTTTCACCGACTTGTTCCCCGGACTGAACAG gagcaTGTTGGAGTCGTTCGTCTCTGACGAGCTCAGAGCTGAAGACAGAAGCTTCTCCAAAA CCGTTGACTTCCAGCTGTTTCTGGGACTTTACAGGCGACTGTTCTCCGACTGCAGGAGTGTG GTCATCCAGGACTCGGATGTGCGTCGCTGTCCTGAGGACAAACCCAGCTCTCCACCTGTTAGTAAG ATCCCCAGATATAAAGGCCAGAGTctgagaggacagagagcagCCAAG gaCTCGGACGGCGTGGCGTCTCCAGGTAAAGCAGACTTCCAGCAGCAGCGACTTGTGGACTCGGCTGTGAAGAGCGAGCGTGTGGACCTGGACCTGCAGGACGACCTCGATGACGGAGACTCGTTCTTCGACGACCCGCTGCCCAAACCTCAGAAGACCTACGGCTG TGTTGACCCTCTGATGGAGGACTGTGTCTCTGGTCCGGTCGTGTCCCCCATGAGACGAGGCCAAAGCCTCAGCGA tctgtctgtcctggctGCTGACTCAGACGTCCGTCTCTCTGAGCTCAG GAAGGCGGAGACGTCCAGAGCCAGAGACAGTCCAGCAGGGTCCCTGTCCGAGACCCAGAGgccaggaggagcaggaggagcagcaggaggaagcaGCATGTCGGAGCAGAGCCACAGCAGGAGCG gagcgtcaaactcaaacagagagaaagtctTCAGAGACCCAAAGACTCCGAACGACAAGACCGGATCTCTGCACTTAG atGATGACGTTGAATATGACGATGACTTTAACAG CCACCGCTCCGACCTCTCCAAGAGCGAGCTCAGCATCGGCGAGGAGATCGAGGAGGTTTCCATCGAGGGACCGGACCACAGCGACAAG TTTGATGGATCCACTCAGGACCTGAGCGTCTCTCAGCTCAGTCAGAGTCACGGAGCCGACTACATGGAGGAAGTGGCGTGA
- the cep43 gene encoding centrosomal protein 43 isoform X3, translating to MSATEDDTELRDLLIQNLENTGVLNKLKAEMRAAVFLAMEEQDRLENKSSLINEQLKKCLNTTDGRVVAGLIADFLQVFHLDFTLAVFQPEVNSLSGLDGRESVCRDLDLSESDVNKNCPLLLELVRRRRRATEVSGQSAVRVTEIDRNIGKEPSQKQIAHARKKFDFYDKDGSGSVLKDDLKSVFTDLFPGLNRSMLESFVSDELRAEDRSFSKTVDFQLFLGLYRRLFSDCRSVVIQDSDVRRCPEDKPSSPPVSKDSDGVASPGKADFQQQRLVDSAVKSERVDLDLQDDLDDGDSFFDDPLPKPQKTYGCVDPLMEDCVSGPVVSPMRRGQSLSDLSVLAADSDVRLSELRKAETSRARDSPAGSLSETQRPGGAGGAAGGSSMSEQSHSRSGASNSNREKVFRDPKTPNDKTGSLHLDDDVEYDDDFNSHRSDLSKSELSIGEEIEEVSIEGPDHSDKFDGSTQDLSVSQLSQSHGADYMEEVA from the exons ATGTCGGCCACAGAGGACGACACCGAGCTGCGGGACCTGCTGATCCAGAACCTGGAGAACACCGGAGTGCTCAACAAGCTCAAG GCGGAGATGAGAGCTGCAGTCTTCCTGGCCATGGAGGAGCAAGACAGACTGGAG aatAAGTCTTCTCTGATCAACGAGCAGTTGAAGAAATGTCTCAACACTACAGACG GTCGTGTGGTGGCTGGTCTGATCGCGGACTTCCTTCAGGTGTTCCACCTGGACTTCACGCTCGCTGTGTTCCAGCCAGAGGTCAACTCT CTGAGCGGTCTGGATGGTCGTGAGTCGGTCTGCAGAGATCTGGACCTGTCAGAGTCTGACGTCAACAAGAactgtcctctgctgctggagctcGTCAGGAGACGACGCCGAGCCACGGAGGTGAGCGGCCAATCAGCTGTCAGAGTGACAGAG atcGACAGAAACATCGGCAAG GAGCCGTCTCAGAAACAGATCGCACATGCCAGGAAGAAATTTGATTTTTACGACAAG GACGGCAGCGGCTCAGTGCTGAAAGACGACCTGAAGAGTGTTTTCACCGACTTGTTCCCCGGACTGAACAG gagcaTGTTGGAGTCGTTCGTCTCTGACGAGCTCAGAGCTGAAGACAGAAGCTTCTCCAAAA CCGTTGACTTCCAGCTGTTTCTGGGACTTTACAGGCGACTGTTCTCCGACTGCAGGAGTGTG GTCATCCAGGACTCGGATGTGCGTCGCTGTCCTGAGGACAAACCCAGCTCTCCACCTGTTAGTAAG gaCTCGGACGGCGTGGCGTCTCCAGGTAAAGCAGACTTCCAGCAGCAGCGACTTGTGGACTCGGCTGTGAAGAGCGAGCGTGTGGACCTGGACCTGCAGGACGACCTCGATGACGGAGACTCGTTCTTCGACGACCCGCTGCCCAAACCTCAGAAGACCTACGGCTG TGTTGACCCTCTGATGGAGGACTGTGTCTCTGGTCCGGTCGTGTCCCCCATGAGACGAGGCCAAAGCCTCAGCGA tctgtctgtcctggctGCTGACTCAGACGTCCGTCTCTCTGAGCTCAG GAAGGCGGAGACGTCCAGAGCCAGAGACAGTCCAGCAGGGTCCCTGTCCGAGACCCAGAGgccaggaggagcaggaggagcagcaggaggaagcaGCATGTCGGAGCAGAGCCACAGCAGGAGCG gagcgtcaaactcaaacagagagaaagtctTCAGAGACCCAAAGACTCCGAACGACAAGACCGGATCTCTGCACTTAG atGATGACGTTGAATATGACGATGACTTTAACAG CCACCGCTCCGACCTCTCCAAGAGCGAGCTCAGCATCGGCGAGGAGATCGAGGAGGTTTCCATCGAGGGACCGGACCACAGCGACAAG TTTGATGGATCCACTCAGGACCTGAGCGTCTCTCAGCTCAGTCAGAGTCACGGAGCCGACTACATGGAGGAAGTGGCGTGA
- the cep43 gene encoding centrosomal protein 43 isoform X2: MSATEDDTELRDLLIQNLENTGVLNKLKAEMRAAVFLAMEEQDRLENKSSLINEQLKKCLNTTDGRVVAGLIADFLQVFHLDFTLAVFQPEVNSLSGLDGRESVCRDLDLSESDVNKNCPLLLELVRRRRRATEIDRNIGKEPSQKQIAHARKKFDFYDKDGSGSVLKDDLKSVFTDLFPGLNRSMLESFVSDELRAEDRSFSKTVDFQLFLGLYRRLFSDCRSVVIQDSDVRRCPEDKPSSPPVSKIPRYKGQSLRGQRAAKDSDGVASPGKADFQQQRLVDSAVKSERVDLDLQDDLDDGDSFFDDPLPKPQKTYGCVDPLMEDCVSGPVVSPMRRGQSLSDLSVLAADSDVRLSELRKAETSRARDSPAGSLSETQRPGGAGGAAGGSSMSEQSHSRSGASNSNREKVFRDPKTPNDKTGSLHLDDDVEYDDDFNSHRSDLSKSELSIGEEIEEVSIEGPDHSDKFDGSTQDLSVSQLSQSHGADYMEEVA, encoded by the exons ATGTCGGCCACAGAGGACGACACCGAGCTGCGGGACCTGCTGATCCAGAACCTGGAGAACACCGGAGTGCTCAACAAGCTCAAG GCGGAGATGAGAGCTGCAGTCTTCCTGGCCATGGAGGAGCAAGACAGACTGGAG aatAAGTCTTCTCTGATCAACGAGCAGTTGAAGAAATGTCTCAACACTACAGACG GTCGTGTGGTGGCTGGTCTGATCGCGGACTTCCTTCAGGTGTTCCACCTGGACTTCACGCTCGCTGTGTTCCAGCCAGAGGTCAACTCT CTGAGCGGTCTGGATGGTCGTGAGTCGGTCTGCAGAGATCTGGACCTGTCAGAGTCTGACGTCAACAAGAactgtcctctgctgctggagctcGTCAGGAGACGACGCCGAGCCACGGAG atcGACAGAAACATCGGCAAG GAGCCGTCTCAGAAACAGATCGCACATGCCAGGAAGAAATTTGATTTTTACGACAAG GACGGCAGCGGCTCAGTGCTGAAAGACGACCTGAAGAGTGTTTTCACCGACTTGTTCCCCGGACTGAACAG gagcaTGTTGGAGTCGTTCGTCTCTGACGAGCTCAGAGCTGAAGACAGAAGCTTCTCCAAAA CCGTTGACTTCCAGCTGTTTCTGGGACTTTACAGGCGACTGTTCTCCGACTGCAGGAGTGTG GTCATCCAGGACTCGGATGTGCGTCGCTGTCCTGAGGACAAACCCAGCTCTCCACCTGTTAGTAAG ATCCCCAGATATAAAGGCCAGAGTctgagaggacagagagcagCCAAG gaCTCGGACGGCGTGGCGTCTCCAGGTAAAGCAGACTTCCAGCAGCAGCGACTTGTGGACTCGGCTGTGAAGAGCGAGCGTGTGGACCTGGACCTGCAGGACGACCTCGATGACGGAGACTCGTTCTTCGACGACCCGCTGCCCAAACCTCAGAAGACCTACGGCTG TGTTGACCCTCTGATGGAGGACTGTGTCTCTGGTCCGGTCGTGTCCCCCATGAGACGAGGCCAAAGCCTCAGCGA tctgtctgtcctggctGCTGACTCAGACGTCCGTCTCTCTGAGCTCAG GAAGGCGGAGACGTCCAGAGCCAGAGACAGTCCAGCAGGGTCCCTGTCCGAGACCCAGAGgccaggaggagcaggaggagcagcaggaggaagcaGCATGTCGGAGCAGAGCCACAGCAGGAGCG gagcgtcaaactcaaacagagagaaagtctTCAGAGACCCAAAGACTCCGAACGACAAGACCGGATCTCTGCACTTAG atGATGACGTTGAATATGACGATGACTTTAACAG CCACCGCTCCGACCTCTCCAAGAGCGAGCTCAGCATCGGCGAGGAGATCGAGGAGGTTTCCATCGAGGGACCGGACCACAGCGACAAG TTTGATGGATCCACTCAGGACCTGAGCGTCTCTCAGCTCAGTCAGAGTCACGGAGCCGACTACATGGAGGAAGTGGCGTGA
- the ccr6a gene encoding C-C chemokine receptor type 6a isoform X2: MEEFYDGNETYFDMNCTGDDCPPEPCPLQNNQSVELVVGPYVHSIICILGFVGNSLVIVTYAFYKRTKSMTDVYLLNVAIADLLFVVSLPLIVYNELSSWSMGLVACKLLRGSYSVNLYSGMLLLACISTDRYIAIVQARRSFRLRSLTYSRLICFIVWVSAILLSVPTFCFYTLYKPAHSDVVYIDEDEKKMAQSSSPSQDVCELKFTDSNMALNTKVAIPSVQLALGFFLPLVVMVCCYTSIIVTLLRAKNFQRHKAVRVVLAVVAVFIACHMPYNMALLYDTATMFREQKCQQVDTLQVAKTVTQTIAYLHCCLNPVLYAFVGVKFRNHFRRIFQDLWCLGKKYIAPQRLSRTVESYASTRRSVDGSSENGSSFTM; encoded by the coding sequence atggaggagttCTATGATGGAAACGAGACATATTTCGACATGAACTGCACTGGTGACGATTGTCCTCCAGAACCTTGTCCTCTCCAGAACAACCAGAGCGTTGAGCTGGTGGTGGGCCCATACGTCCACTCCATCATCTGCATCCTGGGCTTCGTGGGAAACAGCCTAGTAATCGTCACCTACGCCTTCTACAAGAGGACCAAGTCCATGACTGATGTCTACCTGCTCAACGTCGCCATCGCCGACCTGCTGTTCGTGGTGTCGCTGCCCCTCATCGTCTACAACGAGTTGTCATCATGGTCGATGGGCCTGGTGGCCTGCAAGTTGCTGCGAGGCTCCTACAGCGTGAACCTGTACAGCGGCATGCTGCTGCTCGCCTGCATCAGCACCGACCGCTACATCGCCATCGTCCAGGCCCGCCGCAGCTTCAGACTGCGCTCGCTGACATACAGCCGCCTCATCTGCTTCATCGTCTGGGTCTCCGCCATACTGCTGTCCGTCCCCACCTTCTGCTTCTACACCTTGTACAAGCCGGCCCACAGCGACGTTGTCTACATTGATGAGGATGAGAAGAAGATGGCTCAGTCATCAAGTCCTTCTCAGGATGTCTGCGAGTTGAAGTTCACAGACAGCAACATGGCCTTGAATACCAAGGTAGCGATCCCCAGCGTCCAGCTGGCGTTGGGCTTCTTCCTGCCGCTGGTCGTCATGGTCTGCTGTTACACCTCCATCATTGTCACTCTGCTGAGAGCCAAGAACTTCCAGCGGCACAAGGCGGTGCGGGTGGTGCTGGCTGTGGTGGCGGTGTTCATCGCCTGCCACATGCCCTACAACATGGCACTACTCTACGACACCGCCACCATGTTCCGGGAGCAGAAGTGCCAACAGGTCGACACCCTGCAAGTAGCCAAAACGGTGACGCAGACCATCGCCTACCTGCACTGCTGCCTGAACCCCGTCCTGTACGCCTTCGTCGGGGTGAAGTTCAGGAACCACTTCAGGAGGATCTTCCAGGATCTGTGGTGTCTGGGGAAGAAGTACATCGCCCCACAGCGCTTATCAAGGACCGTCGAGAGCTACGCGTCTACTCGCCGCTCGGTGGACGGGTCCAGTGAAAACGGCTCCTCTTTCACCATGTGA